Proteins from one Synergistaceae bacterium genomic window:
- a CDS encoding V-type ATP synthase subunit D yields MAKLAATRGNLVKLKHSLKMAQSGHELLDQKRQVLMKELVRFIDSAKEIQSEIETTFRDAYRALEKANISIGIDTVEDISESVPLTNDITVRLHSIMGVEIPDVDPIDTKTVPSYSFHGSTGAMDAVYVQFKKVMSLVARLAEVETSVYRLAIQIRKTHRRVNALEKIVIPSNKADIRFISDVLEEGERDDFIRMKLAQEKLG; encoded by the coding sequence ATGGCTAAGCTTGCTGCAACAAGGGGCAATCTTGTTAAACTCAAACATTCCTTAAAAATGGCACAATCCGGTCACGAACTCTTAGACCAAAAACGACAGGTCCTGATGAAAGAGTTAGTGCGCTTTATAGATTCAGCCAAAGAAATTCAAAGTGAAATCGAGACAACTTTTAGAGATGCTTATAGAGCTCTGGAGAAGGCAAACATATCCATCGGAATAGATACAGTTGAAGACATTTCTGAATCGGTCCCCCTAACAAATGACATAACAGTTCGCTTGCATTCTATTATGGGAGTCGAAATTCCCGATGTTGACCCTATAGATACAAAAACAGTTCCGAGCTATTCTTTTCACGGCTCCACTGGCGCGATGGACGCTGTTTATGTGCAGTTTAAAAAGGTAATGTCCCTAGTGGCAAGACTTGCGGAAGTAGAGACCAGTGTTTATAGGCTTGCCATTCAAATCAGAAAGACACATAGAAGGGTAAACGCCCTTGAGAAAATCGTCATACCTTCAAACAAAGCAGACATCAGATTTATATCTGACGTTCTTGAAGAGGGAGAAAGAGACGATTTTATAAGAATGAAGTTGGCACAAGAAAAATTAGGCTAG
- a CDS encoding TIGR00303 family protein gives MFMLFMGETKIAEIPGLSVAGANLEVLPYTAPADADLLFFERPKVIDAVPVDPFGHPTPAIVTKAAILEGKFPVSVVQTGASIAPVAPFYKLTDIPGGDSRKGAAVLNVEEINSKATQLAKEIAKENKRIVIGESIPGGTTTALLLLRALGYNGMVSSAGPVNPCSLKEEIWKEVSSRLGIEVGGLKGKGLDAAAEVGDPMQVGVASFVSALPNDVEVILAGGTQMSAVAALIRDMGITRKMMIATTKYVIQDETNCFEKYAKMANVDYYVAPIDLSGSKYTGLSDYEKGYVKEGVGMGGAVWYALQNGATMEDIVNRVEELYEGFLS, from the coding sequence ATGTTTATGCTCTTTATGGGAGAAACAAAAATAGCTGAAATTCCGGGACTATCAGTGGCCGGAGCGAATTTGGAAGTACTGCCTTATACCGCTCCTGCCGACGCAGATTTACTGTTTTTTGAAAGACCGAAAGTAATAGATGCCGTACCGGTGGACCCATTCGGACATCCCACTCCGGCAATCGTGACCAAAGCGGCTATTTTGGAAGGGAAGTTTCCAGTATCTGTGGTTCAGACAGGCGCATCAATTGCACCTGTGGCGCCCTTTTATAAATTAACGGACATTCCTGGAGGAGACTCAAGAAAGGGAGCTGCTGTTTTGAACGTGGAAGAAATTAACAGCAAGGCAACCCAACTGGCAAAAGAAATTGCTAAAGAAAACAAAAGAATTGTTATAGGCGAGTCTATACCAGGAGGAACCACAACAGCTCTCCTTCTGCTCAGAGCTTTAGGCTACAATGGCATGGTATCTTCAGCTGGACCTGTGAACCCCTGTTCGCTGAAAGAGGAGATTTGGAAAGAAGTTTCTTCGCGTTTAGGAATTGAAGTCGGTGGATTAAAAGGCAAGGGGCTTGACGCAGCAGCTGAAGTCGGAGATCCCATGCAAGTTGGTGTTGCCTCATTTGTTTCCGCACTGCCTAATGATGTTGAAGTCATCTTGGCTGGGGGGACTCAAATGTCTGCAGTAGCTGCGCTAATAAGAGATATGGGCATAACAAGAAAGATGATGATAGCAACCACAAAATATGTTATTCAAGACGAAACAAACTGCTTTGAAAAATATGCAAAAATGGCAAACGTTGATTATTATGTCGCTCCCATAGATCTTAGCGGTTCAAAATATACGGGACTCTCAGATTATGAAAAGGGATATGTTAAAGAGGGAGTCGGTATGGGAGGAGCAGTTTGGTATGCGCTTCAGAATGGCGCTACCATGGAAGATATTGTAAATAGGGTAGAAGAGCTATACGAGGGGTTCCTCTCTTAA
- a CDS encoding 4-hydroxy-tetrahydrodipicolinate synthase has translation MAIFKGCGVALATPFLSDGSIDFKRYEELIEWQISEGIDAIISCGTTGEASTTNDEEHIKIIKFCVDVTAGRVPVIAGVGSNDTRHGIDLAVEAEKTGADALLLVTPYYNKCSQEGLIRHYNVTADSVNIPSILYSVPGRTAVNIAPQTVKELAKNPKIVAIKEASGNIAQVAEIARLVPEGFGIYSGNDDMVVPLMSLGGIGYISVVANVAPADSVKMTKSYFDGDIETARKLQLDMKPLIDALFADVNPIPVKMALSMMGKCLPVYRLPLCPPSEAVTERIRREMTAYGLI, from the coding sequence ATGGCGATATTTAAAGGGTGTGGAGTAGCTCTCGCTACCCCGTTTTTAAGTGACGGAAGCATCGATTTCAAAAGATACGAAGAACTCATCGAATGGCAAATCTCAGAAGGCATTGACGCGATAATATCATGCGGAACTACAGGAGAAGCCTCAACTACCAATGACGAAGAACATATCAAAATAATTAAATTCTGTGTCGATGTGACGGCAGGAAGAGTTCCTGTTATTGCCGGCGTTGGGAGCAACGACACAAGACATGGCATTGATCTTGCAGTAGAGGCTGAAAAAACCGGAGCAGATGCACTGCTTCTGGTAACGCCTTACTACAACAAATGTTCACAAGAGGGACTTATCAGGCATTACAATGTCACAGCTGATTCAGTAAACATTCCGTCTATACTGTATTCCGTTCCCGGAAGAACAGCGGTAAACATTGCGCCTCAGACTGTAAAAGAGCTCGCAAAAAACCCCAAAATAGTGGCGATTAAAGAAGCCAGCGGCAACATCGCGCAAGTTGCAGAAATAGCAAGACTTGTGCCGGAGGGTTTTGGTATTTATTCCGGAAACGACGATATGGTAGTACCCCTTATGTCATTAGGCGGTATAGGATACATTTCCGTTGTTGCTAACGTAGCCCCTGCAGATTCTGTAAAAATGACGAAAAGCTATTTTGACGGAGACATTGAAACAGCCAGAAAACTTCAGTTGGATATGAAGCCTCTTATTGATGCACTTTTTGCCGATGTCAACCCGATCCCGGTCAAAATGGCTCTTTCAATGATGGGAAAATGTTTGCCTGTGTATAGGCTGCCCCTCTGTCCGCCAAGTGAAGCGGTAACGGAGCGAATCAGGCGCGAGATGACTGCCTATGGCCTCATATAG
- a CDS encoding 4-hydroxy-tetrahydrodipicolinate reductase, whose translation MINVMLHGCKGRMGQAIEKIIENTEGMRVACGVDKAVDGTESYPAFTKISDCNVPADVVLDFSHFSAIPSLLEYCTEKNLPVVVATTSLGSEEEAAVMNAAEAIPVFYSFNMSLGINVIAELFSTIVPVLENDFDVEIIDNHHNKKKDSPSGTALLLADAINENCEKKKRYIYGRHTKDDDRTRDIIGIHSIRGGTTPGVHTVLFAGDDELIEITHTALSRNIFAKGAVKAAAFLAKQAKGLYSMKDLIALRK comes from the coding sequence ATGATTAATGTAATGCTGCATGGCTGCAAAGGAAGAATGGGGCAGGCCATAGAAAAAATAATCGAGAATACCGAAGGAATGAGAGTTGCTTGCGGTGTGGACAAAGCAGTAGACGGAACGGAATCATATCCGGCTTTTACAAAAATATCAGACTGTAATGTGCCGGCAGACGTCGTATTGGACTTTTCCCACTTCAGCGCAATACCATCTCTGCTTGAATATTGCACTGAAAAAAATCTTCCTGTCGTAGTCGCAACGACTTCTCTCGGCAGCGAAGAAGAGGCCGCTGTTATGAATGCTGCTGAGGCTATACCTGTCTTTTATTCATTCAACATGTCTCTTGGCATAAACGTTATTGCGGAACTTTTTTCAACCATAGTTCCCGTTTTGGAAAACGATTTTGACGTTGAAATAATCGACAACCATCACAACAAAAAAAAGGATTCGCCCAGCGGGACGGCGCTTCTTCTTGCAGATGCCATAAATGAAAACTGCGAGAAAAAGAAAAGATATATATATGGCAGACACACAAAAGATGACGACAGAACCAGAGATATTATAGGCATCCACTCAATAAGAGGCGGAACAACGCCTGGAGTGCATACAGTTCTTTTTGCCGGAGATGATGAGTTGATTGAGATTACTCACACGGCACTGTCACGCAATATCTTTGCAAAAGGCGCTGTAAAAGCTGCAGCTTTTTTGGCGAAACAGGCAAAAGGATTGTACTCCATGAAGGATCTTATTGCTCTTCGCAAATGA